The window ttccacatataagtgagtatttgtctttctctgtctgccttatttcacttaacatcatgtcttctaggtccatccatgttgtcaaaaatggcaggaattccttcttttttcaaggttgactaatattccatttctttatgcttcatccatcagtgatatTTAGGTTAGTTctgtatcttggttattgtgaattagcttcaatgaacattagagtgcaggtatgtctttgagaccctgatttcaattcctgttggTATATACCAGAAATGGCATTGCTGAATCACATGCAAGTTTTAACTtttggaggaagctccatactgctttccataatggctgtactagtttacattcccacaagggttccttttctccacatcctcagcaacatttgccatcttcagttttttgataatcgccatcttaacaggtgtgaagtgatagctcattgtggttttgatttgcattccctgattagtgatgccaaacaccttttcatacacctctTGGCCACTAGTATGTCCTCATTGGAAAAAATctattctggtcccttgcccattttttaaattgatttgtctttttgttattgagcaaacacaaaaaaagagaacaaaattttcaggcattatgggtgcttcccagttgatgcagatggttttgtatttacagtggtaccaaaagatcatgtttcgtgatTTTTCTtgagcttgttataagaccagcagtagctacagCGTGGCAGATAATTAGGATCAtcttggtttggaggtttacaacataaatgagtggtagagagttttttattattccaaggaaattattgagatcatagtccatggaatccaggattgataggtgtaggaggaaattaaggtgaggatcggtgatctggcattacttctgaacttgaaagacaggtatctactgtataagtgtttgaataaaaatattagagatcaggaatttgtgtgggtgaatgtttcctgaattatttacttttgaatatcACCATTTGGGTTATGTGAACATCtgagatatgggagtaagtcactAACAGGggctggttgataatgtcactattgatttaacttctaaaggagctatgaacaccaagtggtcaatggattaagcaaatgagtagtcagaaaacacagaaatggtaggatttgggatttagtaaaagactggggaccgacAGTCCTGAGAGGGattgccaggacttgtgcggttgagagtgacaaggacaagaagagaatagaatcacactcaaaaaaggagggggtgttatcaggatggagggggagaaatgatctggagtagccttgagttttgaccttgagctttctgttcttgatgcaaatctgatgatgtcccaagacacaggtcagatctatctccagaggatagagggagggtggaagtacaaaacagccaggataattgtcctaaaaaggcaggcttcctttatcatttgactcaatttcatgatttatttttatagggcaagaggaaaagaaggataatagtcacgtcttcacagaggaagcagtgtgactgtgggaaccagtccaaaccaaagcctggtttaagcatcttcatccctttgaggatgtccagtgacatattcaagaggcaggttactagaatcccatcccatcttggcaatgacgggtctctgggaggacaccttggaccagccccaccaggtctgctggcctgagagaccacaaggactccaggcctgcagcagtgcaggacaactagtaagtcctttcaatcttgccaaagcgttgcaaaaacttgcacctagtcacacaggtgaatccctgccaggtgtgctcgcaggcgGTCTTCACTCCAggttccatgcccactcctgccagtcttcagatttggcagggatgactccaggagctgatctgggcattccacagctccactgccaacaatttctggtgactgaggaaggtatcaggaaggaggaaagggcagtgaagagcacaggagagagactggtgatagctctgatggcggacagacttgctagcgaggcagagaaagtgaggggtcaagaaggacgtcctgacagcagatgaaatggagcagacaCCTCAGTGaagtctcttggcagcgtccctaatgtttccttgctttaagctcttgaaactttaaaacataccaatacgtttcttttgttaaactctgctgcgtgacatagaaaatatagacagcggtttctttctgaggtgagaggttgagtttcaggtgaggagagaaagatcttcctttttcatgctgttctctcattttcttttactacatacattatttatttctactttcaaGTCAGTAGCGAGTTATAAACTTcatgggatgattcagtttttcccctcacagtcacagtaaaatctacttaaagtggattattctttttgtgtaatattccaatagattccaaaatattatttcaaaagcactttgatgtctatgttctcaaattagatatttacttctaagtctccacttttatgttatttgttgcatgctaattcagagttgcatctaaggaaatatcAGATTTCCCTCAggttttagatccatatgtgttggaaatttgattcatgtagatgaacatggcagttgggggatcatgctattatcaaaagaggccttttcagcatcagtaatctgacaagaacccactgcttgttgggatttaattgtctatttgagggatcaagcttttgctgttggcacttctctttctctttggagggaaagtacggccttcccattctttccattgccaaatcactttcctgggtggctctgccatgtcaggaagggcctgggatgctgggaaccagggacagcttctggctgtcctgagaaggcttccttgGCAGAGTCCAActtgtgtgtctgggtgacacttgcagccatcagaaaggaggggataactcacaagtgtcaAGCAATTCCTCTGGcgcttgtcttacagggtgttctggagggatgaggttcaaaatgcgaCTTAGTAACCCTTTGAAATCTTCTAGTCATGGGGAGGGTTCTTGGTGTGGGCTCAGAGCAGTTTCTGTTCacaaccagatgggaagcatttcagcattttaattggtaaggctgtgttcatgcacgtccatggatcatcatttccgtggcattccctgctggacacccccacacccctgtcatgcctcatctttcaaagctccaaacagggttcacaccccagcaggtggttgtaatgtaaccacagcacaagactggggaaaaaaacacaaccattcAGGGGCGACACACTTTAAAGTTTTGGGCCAAATTGCCcaatttggacgagttggtaacaccaacactgagcatgtaaactggaggatggtccaagaccatggacctcagaatgacacgggctcagaagtcaccctgGACAGCAAGAGacagtgtagagtcactcactggccaggattatggtcccttatcctgggaaagcagagctcacccgggatccatcaggccaagccagggaggaggctgggggccttctagggaatttctgccctaaagggaattgcataaggaaggcaggggtgctgaaaatcctagtccacagggagcagtcatgtttatggaacgaggcccagctgtagccttaaagctgcgtcacaaaaCTTTCCccttggatacaaaacaagcaggaaaaggaattcagagtactggacaaggatcccagcaggattcaaatctaggtcggggtgaacatggagcccctagaggggcctcaggagggaaaatCTTGCCTGCCTTTAGTTCATTTGTAAATGaccttcctcgggccttgtcttctccacgtgcacgttttgatcattttacgTTGTTTTCCTCAAgtacagctgatgcaattccagagattgaactagaaaactacaagttcctaaaatttggtcagaagaaacctcaacaagagaagtagGATACagtccctgttcctccagaacgtagaatggcagcccctgcctgtggcatgacatgatcctgggtagtgctgttttaaacacacccacatttcagtggttgttgctctgcctgtgaaagtaccttcaacctttaaatcccaagagaatgggcaGGGAGtcgtgtctgctcctggaggaaatgaatgatactgaaatgaacttgtcctctgagttagggggacttgggtgtgTCCCAACTagtcagggaaggggctggcccttctcccttctcccacatacaataagctgatgacccagaagagttcttgattcaaggagaaatgtgagattctgtgtctctctcacatgcctacagaaagcgacagaaccacaccacaactcccaggctgtaaagggaacaggacttgaatataatattcaaatatggcatttattatttacaacaaataactactgtccctccccaatgggtgaataggtgctggggtagagatgtcaggaaGCTGGGGTGGGGTCATCCCCTCTCTCTTGGACTCCAGggggccccaggaatcagcttacaatacTCCTCTTCCTGTCGTGTgtgaggagctggccctgtgcatcgcaagcctcccagctgtgtccccactgctgaggatggggctgtgatcggccactggtatggggctcagtgttggggcctggggtctgagtagaagagtcaggttatcttggggggcctccctcagaatcatggccccgcACCTTGTCctcactgcactgggtgcttcagaccctgtgctcagtgcaatcagccaccagtaccccattcgtCCCTGCCACGAGagtgatcatttagtatcacctatttcacagaggaggaaacggagtctcaggaagctgaagagagtcaccccagtcacaggactgctcagtagtggagctgagatcccagtgccagctgtccgactccccaaggccacgTTTAGCCTGAAAGCCTTAcggaacccctaggagtcagtcaccccggcccagacactcactcacccctgaccttgatgacagccggttcttcttggccttgagtattctgctggccaactaggcctGGGGCcctagctggcaggacaggctgtagctacaggacagagaggcatctgtgagcctaccaggatcCACACCTCTGGCGTCCCCCCACtgactgcccagcagctggattcTAGATGTCCCACAGGTCCCCACGCAATAAGGCCTAGGGCTGACTGCGGGGCCACTGAGACAGGCTCTCtagactggccaacagggagaatccacccctgccctcacacaactcctgcccaccctcacctatcattctcgttgagcagctccatgtcctggaaccaggccccaaatcggtCCTCGggctctggttgtaattctttgcagccacctggagcagcaggatctccctcatgactcggtgttcctgggaccagagggaaggagaggatggagaCAGGGActgtgtgggggatgctgcaggggccttgtggggggtgaggagtggggcaggggaccagtcctggaaacccTACTTCCCTCCAGTTCCACCCAGGCTCTActtgttctcagaatgggaataatcagcccctcctccaggaagttttccttgaggccatcctcccctcaacccacccgccaattggatgggtctcccacttctctgttatcaaactcttccactcaatgtaagatacagggggtggagccagggactgttctgcccagaaggtctctgatttccacctccttcccctcccctgcagggagagcCACAGCCGCTCACCTCAGTActtttctcaaggttgatctcattcccctggaaggcagagagccagagtccatcagacagagccccctaagcctgactagccccctatgcccaccccttctcatgttgcactactgccaggtccccagagggggtggggcatgcagagaaaagaggacttggacctaggccgggctctgggctccagagaaggaggacatgggggtgaggctgagggacctggcagcacaaccctctctgatgacagacttggaggctgaggcctcaggcagaggggactgctcagccacttatgtgctgtctgacttggaggggcccgacttctctcaccttccatgggcagcatgggagggagaggatgagtccagctcagataaaacctcacgcagctgtgccatcaggcagctctgagcttccccagcctgagtaaccagaatgggtgtctcaggcggagcctctgttcactcatccctaagatgggcctgatgccccagctcccaggggcagctgcgaggctctcatgagaggagatgtgccaagtgctgagagctcagagctcagtgcgGGGTATCCCGCATCCCAAGACTCAGGAACCTAgtcccctgcctggtcctcaggttcacccacctggagataatcacccatcgccagacgCAGCATCAACAGGTCACCAAGGaatgtgccaagataggggacgtcACCCTGTGACACCGGGGTACacgtgggatgagcccttgctctcaagtcagctccctgcagaccctcccctgaaaaatcCTCAccttcagcctcctggcccacaccagggatcccacgaggagcagcctaggacccttaacagcctcccctcaattcttcctcccttcacaccccaagaacaccacactcctcctcctcacctcccagggccggcttctggcaaatcacagggtatgtggtccctggccctccccacaacaaacccatcctgcaccagctcttccaggccctccttctggtcacttctactgggggattcaggcactgtagcaccaagaggaagggtccctctctcttgatttgaggcctccagctgggagcgcagagcccctcccccacaggcacactcacctgctgctgctgctgctgcttctcctgcactctctgggggttgctctcctggaagcaaacgtggagggcccctcctgtcagagtcgaggacagtgtcagcgggccatactccccttgccccatttctctccagcaccactggcctctgaccctggacatctgattcGAGtgaactggtaccaatgccactccaccctccaaagtcttgtgattccagaacaagcccagctccaactcttactctgggtgtgagcttgggcttgtggtctggcctccccgagcctgtctcctcatctggaatgtgtgagaactccagctacctcacagttCTCCTGAGGACAcaatgtcacatgactgtcaccATTTTTctcaccctcacccctccaggtggagcaggcagaaagctcccacattcctttcctccctcttacctcattaccaccctgtgaggcctgcaccacatgatgaccctccatttccctgatgaggagacagaggcccaaacaggggcagtgagttgctcaggggcccacagaggagaggccacttgccCCTACCAGCCACAGGCCTTGctccaacatcctcacctaacccccatcCTCACCACTGACAAGTGTCctttcccctgagctctcaaataTGGGTCCTGGgccgagccatggatggagaggacgggGCGTTTttggagtctggttgagtggctcctgcctagtcccgtggagtgtctggcccccaggctgggacagaggccatgccaaaggcttCTCCTCGCCAAAGAACCcctcaggatattcccctgcactgaattctttctttatccactcgggAACTGGACTCGCAAGGTGTCACCTCTGATCCACAAGTAAGGAGGTGACAGGACGCTTTACTccctcgtttacatgaagctcttaacgtcctttcagcaggatccactaagaatccatcagttgcctagacgctactcataagccacaTGGGGcctatgtcattgccaaccaggcactcaggtgagactcctgtggttgactcgagtgactgctctaggggtccagtggggagtcccagaatgcacacacatctgtctctggtccagccattcagacccaaggatgagcagcctgtttgtccacttgggccaggggaatcccctgctgtgcccgtccctggggcaggcagggtacCCACCCCTGGAGatatggtgaagacagaaggagctgctggggcctggcttcctgtccTCAGGAAGGCTGAGGGCTAACCACccccccaaccacccaacagcctggaagaagctacatccatcaagatggacgtgcatggaagccagagacctgctgatggcaacAGCTCGGCAACATATTCTGGAACAGCCCAGCtaacaccactgtgtcccgtgaccagggcctcctgcgcAAAAACAGCACCCCACcggcccatgggccaaacagatccctctgcttgttaacttggacaagatagacgggaatgtctcagagaaagttcaagtcagAAACTATGAAAACCACAGCCTGCTCAGTCCCTCTCCCCCtactcctcctctctttccagtccCCTAGCCTCCACtttaccttggtcatcagttctctgctcaaggacttgtcttgGCTATAGCGCTTCTTAAGTTTTTCAGGGAtctccctgaggggaggggaaagagggaaagataaatttagggataatgtgaggggtctgagtgcaaatctcttttctttgacaacccgaGAGATTCAACCTCCTTGGaagagtgttctcactgggatccactgagcgctaaggtctcgtgggactgggaggggactctcctgttggtcattggggtctccactccccagctctacagaacAGCtgtcttttgaccactttgagtttcaactgggagTCAAGTTCTGTAGCTatgaacacttgaaaatctctaatgtggctcaacccagtacctgacatttagagAAACCAAGTCCTGAaacagaactggtgcactaaggacaccaggaggctTAGAGACTgcctgccgaggcccaggccttgtccccagcatttgctgcctcccaggagttcccagctgactgaggggccaatggcagacatacaggagatcccccatccaccctggtcctcctatggagaggggcactaCCCACAAGGAAACTTCCgctgtgtgttcttcaggtggtttgtggaggttttctgcagagcagagatgacagtgcagggcgaggagaagttcttcaggatcttgcactcctggggaagggaagagagtgagctgtgaggtggggcgctgcagttccgcttgctctagcttcggtccccttctatttaaatctcctctcctggatgagacagatgctcagggagccccagaagggcacatttaggacccaaagagtaagactcacagggaggaggattttagctgaacccagggaaggagtcaggtaggaagtgagcatcctcccactgggacctggagtcaagatcAGTGGGCCccaggcaggaagggcctagagactgtgcaggggcttagaccacacttcaatcctgggagctgataaaggtggagagtcagttcccaaggctccagagaggggctccactaggcctcccacagcatacctgggccacctggatccagtgctccaccaccctaGCCCTGTCCGGCACcctcatgctcgggtccccgaggcagggggtgatgacgaggctggccacccttctgatgTGGTCGAGGGTGGCCTGGagagtgggtgccaggtgctcattgctgggcttgttcctcttgccccaggtggagaccaggcactgagagggcaacACCTTCCGGAAAAGCTCCTGGGGAACaaggggagtgtcacccagccctacCACATGCCAGTTCTGTGcccacagcccccaaagtcccacacagggtcacagtttagagctggagctcaggaagctcaggatgtggcctgagccttacGAGAATCCCTAGGTTTCCTTCCCTGTCCaccgaggacacccagcacaggatgacccaggactcaatactggcagggaagggagagggtcaTTTGCACCTACCCTGTCCTGgataactccaagctccagacggtggctcaactcggctcacccccagggggcatcttccaccaccgggataccccctctggtcccactccccattctgatgcacattcccccatggcagctacaaccactatccttgtctgtctcccttgtagtgaagtacgCATCAGGTCCTGAGTctcttgagcctcctgagcagacagttgggccaccagggatctggctgcacacagtgagttcccctccttACTGATagaccaggccctgcccagctttccatctcttctacctcatggagttggcacagccACTCCTTGCaacaggtcctcttaatgtccacctctacggtctgcaggtggacagcaatgTCTTAGGTGTTCAGAAAGTTGTCCAGGTGGTATGGTTGGTAaggagtggagccaggatttgggtACAGATCATAGGAGTCTAGATCAGGTCTAGGGCAataatggcagagggaaggcctaccccaccccgccctgagagcccagctgctcaccgcatccatcacggtcaactgctccaccaccagcttaggagggaaggccatgatgttaggcttcttctcacgctgCTTAACaagcacaggtggagatggacttcccactagaaatgatggtccaggtgactccagctcagcagttctcactcctgctggagccgatgttggcccttgctccagagCCAACACTGCTGAtagaggggacgctggctccagcgctagaaggggtgatgtcaacagagctggagccagctctacctccaccactgcccactgctctgcttctgctgctggctggagctctgtAGCTGGCGCTGGAGCTGGATAAAGAGAAAAGTTCACCCATATAGctaactttccatgtgtccttctaaacacagaaatgatcccacttcccttccaggggcACCTAGGCTGCGGTCCCCTTTACACTCTGactctgtctcagtggcctccagaagctcacactgagcaagggtaagagggtcatggcagctcaccTCCGAATCAGGCAAGGTGatctgcatgtacatcccctttagcttgaaaaagggacagccccagtctggtcccacccaagttctggtccaaccccatcatcccaaggtcctgagtgtggagaccctctgctcctgctctcacctcagagcagcactagatggtgtttgtggcctcatgcacctgccccttgtctagtgagttggagTTGAAACCGTTGGGCATCTtctcgacgacctcctgagtggagttttGCAAAGACTGcccgggagctgggccagaaggaatcaggggctggctgcacactgccactggggtcaacccccaagagaaagtctgctcctctgttcagtcacagagggacatccctgcaaagaactgtggtcaggaagggaaggagatcaaACCTCCATGGCTCGGTAACATATGAGtggaggagctcacattctcatgctgccagccacgacctggggtatgaacatgacagacccaccaggcttccgacacctaaccaccagctcctgcccaggaatgacctacccctcatgccctgccttcccGCCTCTtcaaagacacacagacacacacacacgatgaggggcaaggggtgtggtgATGCTCAGGTGGGATCACAATTGTGTCCTGGCcggcactgcctcctgccagatgctcAGAGGCATCGGGGTTGacggctgagccaacgtcggaaACGCCAAAtagattctctttctggcttattttgagTCCAGattctccaaaagttgggatacaacaacaaaatatttttgtctgttgactgtctccaatcaagtgagctggatgggggcctgtgggtgcctggttaccagagttctaagatctgtcggggtctatgaccaaggaagtagatcatttttcaagattcctttacctgggccccgtccctca of the Diceros bicornis minor isolate mBicDic1 chromosome 16, mDicBic1.mat.cur, whole genome shotgun sequence genome contains:
- the LOC131415217 gene encoding ral-GDS-related protein-like isoform X2, which translates into the protein MAFPPKLVVEQLTVMDAELFRKVLPSQCLVSTWGKRNKPSNEHLAPTLQATLDHIRRVASLVITPCLGDPSMRVPDRARVVEHWIQVAQECKILKNFSSPCTVISALQKTSTNHLKNTQRKFPWRSLKNLRSAIAKTSP
- the LOC131415217 gene encoding ral guanine nucleotide dissociation stimulator-like isoform X1, producing MKKTPGGGKQDGGKAPAPATELQPAAEAEQWAVVEVELAPALLTSPLLALEPASPLSAVLALEQGPTSAPAGVRTAELESPGPSFLVGSPSPPVLVKQREKKPNIMAFPPKLVVEQLTVMDAELFRKVLPSQCLVSTWGKRNKPSNEHLAPTLQATLDHIRRVASLVITPCLGDPSMRVPDRARVVEHWIQVAQECKILKNFSSPCTVISALQKTSTNHLKNTQRKFPWRSLKNLRSAIAKTSP